A window from Gopherus flavomarginatus isolate rGopFla2 chromosome 4, rGopFla2.mat.asm, whole genome shotgun sequence encodes these proteins:
- the TBX18 gene encoding T-box transcription factor TBX18 has product MAEKRRPSPGTAMSLKAHAFSVEALIGAEKQQHKQPKRRKLGGEEEPAAEAEEAGSGCEKDSSEGAESAPLQPHAGAASAPGRSCGELELSCGVRGPAGGCKESFLGGSPPVSPGGSPKGSRAGSPPPTPQAPRVDLQGAELWKRFHEIGTEMIITKAGRRMFPAMRVKISGLDPHQQYYIAMDIVPVDNKRYRYVYHSSKWMVAGNADSPVPPRVYIHPDSPASGETWMRQVISFDKLKLTNNELDDQGHIILHSMHKYQPRVHVIRKDCGDDLSPVKPIPSGEGVKAFSFPETVFTTVTAYQNQQITRLKIDRNPFAKGFRDSGRNRMGLEALVESYAFWRPSLRTLTFEDIPGIPKQGNSGTSTLLQGPGNGVPSTHPHLLPGSPCSSPAFHLGPNTSQLCSLAPADYTACARSGLTLNRYSTSLAETYNRLTNQTSETFAPPRTPSYVGVSSSTTVNMSMTSSDGDAFSCPQTGLSMQISGMSPQLQYIMPSPSSNAFTTNQTHQGSYNTFRLHSPCALYGYNFSTSPKLAASPEKIVSSQGSFLGSSPSGTMTDRQMLPPVEGVHLLSSGGQQNFFDSRTLGSLTLSSSQVSAHMV; this is encoded by the exons ATGGCCGAGAAGCGGCGACCCTCGCCCGGCACCGCGATGAGTCTCAAGGCTCACGCCTTCTCGGTGGAGGCGCTCATCGGAGccgagaagcagcagcacaagcAGCCGAAGCGGCGTAAGCTGGGCGGCGAGGAGGAGCCGGCGGCGGAGGCGGAAGAAGCGGGCAGCGGCTGCGAAAAGGACTCCAGCGAGGGCGCCGAAAGCGCCCCGTTGCAGCCCCACGCTGGGGCAGCGTCGGCGCCTGGCAGGAGCTGCGGCGAGCTGGAGCTGAGCTGCGGCGTCCGGGGACCGGCCG GCGGCTGCAAGGAGAGTTTCCTAGGAGGGTCCCCGCCAGTGTCGCCCGGCGGCTCCCCCAAGGGGTCTAGGGCCGGTTCCCCTCCGCCAACCCCGCAAGCCCCGCGGGTAGATCTGCAGGGAGCCGAGCTGTGGAAGCGCTTCCATGAGATCGGCACCGAGATGATCATCACCAAGGCAGGAAG GCGGATGTTCCCTGCAATGAGAGTGAAGATCTCAGGTTTAGACCCACATCAGCAATATTACATTGCCATGGACATTGTGCCAGTGGATAACAAAAGATACAG GTATGTTTACCATAGTTCGAAGTGGATGGTGGCCGGGAATGCTGATTCACCAGTACCTCCTCGTGTTTATATTCACCCTGATTCACCTGCCTCAGGGGAGACTTGGATGAGGCAAGTGATCAGCTTTGACAAGCTGAAACTTACAAACAATGAGCTGGACGATCAAGGGCAT ATTATCCTTCATTCTATGCACAAATACCAGCCTCGTGTCCATGTCATTCGTAAAGACTGTGGTGATGATCTGTCTCCAGTCAAGCCCATTCCTTCAGGAGAAGGCGTCAAAGCATTCTCCTTTCCTGAAACTGTTTTCACTACTGTAACAGCATACCAGAATCAACAG ATCACTCGATTGAAGATAGATAGGAATCCATTTGCCAAAGGATTTAGAGATTCTGGACGTAACAG AATGGGACTGGAAGCTTTAGTGGAGTCCTATGCATTCTGGAGACCTTCTCTGAGGACACTTACATTTGAAGATATACCCGGGATCCCCAAACAAG GAAATTCAGGCACCTCTACTTTACTCCAGGGACCTGGCAATGGAGTTCCATCTACCCACCCTCACCTCTTACCTGGGTCCCCTTGCTCTTCTCCTGCCTTCCATCTGGGTCCCAACACTAGCCAGCTCTGTAGCCTTGCTCCAGCTGACTATACGGCTTGTGCCCGTTCAGGCTTAACCCTTAACAGATACAGCACTTCTCTGGCTGAAACCTACAACAGGCTCACAAACCAAACCAGTGAGACCTTTGCACCCCCAAGGACTCCCTCTTACGTGGGTGTGTCAAGTAGCACAACTGTGAACATGTCCATGACGAGCAGTGACGGTGATGCATTCAGCTGCCCACAAACCGGTTTATCTATGCAGATATCAGGGATGTCGCCACAGCTTCAGTACATCATGCCATCCCCATCAAGCAATGCCTTCACCACTAATCAAACCCACCAAGGCTCTTACAATACATTTAGACTGCACAGTCCCTGTGCTTTGTATGGATATAACTTTTCCACATCCCCCAAACTGGCTGCCAGTCCTGAGAAAATTGTTTCTTCCCAAGGAAGTTTCTTGGGGTCCTCACCAAGTGGAACCATGACTGATCGGCAGATGTTGCCCCCTGTGGAAGGAGTTCACTTACTTAGCAGCGGGGGGCAGCAGAATTTCTTTGACTCTAGGACCCTAGGAAGCTTAACACTGTCATCATCTCAAGTGTCTGCACATATGGTTTGA